From a single Flavobacteriales bacterium genomic region:
- a CDS encoding ribonuclease Z, with amino-acid sequence MKPFGLTVLGSSSALPTSNRYPSAHVLTVHERLFLIDCGEGTQIQLRRHKIRIQKIQAIFISHLHGDHYLGLPGLVSTMSLLGRNTPLTIYGPEALKEIMDMQLKYMDGHMSFELNIVPVQPESGIVIYEDEKVTVSSIKLYHRIPCTGFLFKEKPLPANIRKEAIEAYDIPIQAIPGIKEGDDFTDDSGRIIPNRDLVIPSPPPRTFAYCSDTAYQELLLDDIRNADLLYHEATFLSEHEERARETFHSTAAQAATIARKAGVSALVVGHFSARYKDLTPLLEEAAAIFPNTRLAQEGQYYDIPATLQTAKLTNLRVSR; translated from the coding sequence ATGAAGCCCTTTGGCTTAACCGTACTGGGAAGCAGTTCCGCCCTGCCTACATCCAATCGTTATCCGTCCGCTCATGTACTGACCGTGCATGAGCGTCTTTTTTTGATCGATTGCGGAGAAGGTACACAAATTCAACTCCGCCGTCACAAGATCCGGATTCAGAAGATCCAGGCCATCTTCATCAGTCACCTTCACGGAGATCATTACCTGGGCCTGCCCGGACTGGTTTCCACCATGTCGTTGCTGGGACGTAATACGCCACTGACCATCTACGGACCTGAAGCCCTGAAGGAGATCATGGACATGCAGTTGAAGTATATGGACGGTCATATGAGCTTTGAGCTTAATATAGTTCCCGTACAGCCCGAATCCGGAATTGTTATCTATGAAGATGAGAAGGTGACCGTTTCCTCCATCAAGTTATATCACCGTATTCCCTGCACCGGATTTCTTTTCAAGGAAAAGCCCCTGCCTGCCAATATCCGGAAGGAAGCCATTGAGGCATACGACATCCCCATTCAAGCGATTCCCGGTATCAAGGAAGGAGATGATTTCACGGACGATAGCGGACGCATCATTCCCAATCGCGACCTGGTGATCCCATCGCCGCCACCCCGCACGTTTGCCTATTGCTCGGATACCGCATACCAGGAATTGTTGCTGGATGACATCCGCAATGCCGATCTGCTGTATCATGAAGCCACGTTTCTGAGCGAACATGAGGAACGTGCCAGAGAAACATTTCATTCAACCGCCGCACAAGCTGCAACCATCGCCCGGAAAGCAGGCGTGTCTGCGCTGGTGGTGGGGCATTTTTCCGCCCGTTACAAAGACCTCACGCCTTTACTCGAGGAAGCCGCTGCCATTTTTCCGAATACCAGGCTGGCCCAGGAGGGACAGTACTACGACATTCCGGCGACGCTTCAGACCGCAAAGTTGACCAACCTGCGCGTTTCCAGATGA
- a CDS encoding inositol monophosphatase, whose translation MLPLDAIIEGMISAAKEAGAYLKSMQLRVRDLEVETKSLNSFVTEADKTSEAMLIQRLEALVPEAGFIAEEGTKSDQGQRHRWIIDPLDGTTNFIHGLPSYCISLALADGDRLLAGVIYEPNLDECFHAHADGPAFLNGKPIRVSKAQTAKDSLLATGFPYHDYGKMQAYLDVLGHLMQNTHGLRRWGSAAIDLAYVACGRFDAFYEYGLQPWDVAAGALIVQQAGGKVSTFSGGNDFVFGQEILASNGHTHAELLDAICSRFPVNLRPD comes from the coding sequence ATGCTACCTCTTGATGCCATCATCGAAGGAATGATCAGCGCTGCCAAAGAAGCGGGCGCCTACCTGAAATCGATGCAACTGCGCGTACGCGATCTGGAGGTGGAAACCAAGAGCCTGAACAGCTTTGTCACCGAAGCCGACAAGACCTCAGAGGCCATGCTCATCCAACGCCTGGAAGCACTCGTACCCGAAGCAGGGTTCATCGCAGAAGAAGGCACCAAATCCGATCAGGGCCAACGCCACCGCTGGATCATCGACCCACTGGACGGTACCACCAACTTCATCCACGGACTTCCCTCCTACTGCATCAGCCTGGCACTGGCAGATGGCGATCGCCTCCTGGCTGGCGTGATCTATGAACCCAACCTCGACGAGTGTTTCCATGCACATGCCGATGGCCCGGCATTCCTCAACGGAAAACCCATCCGCGTTTCCAAAGCACAAACCGCCAAGGATTCCCTGCTGGCCACCGGCTTCCCCTACCATGATTACGGTAAGATGCAAGCCTACCTGGATGTGCTCGGCCACCTGATGCAAAACACCCACGGCTTGCGCAGGTGGGGATCGGCTGCCATCGACCTGGCCTACGTGGCCTGCGGTCGTTTCGATGCGTTCTACGAATACGGATTACAACCATGGGACGTAGCCGCCGGCGCACTGATCGTGCAACAAGCAGGAGGGAAAGTCAGCACTTTTTCAGGCGGTAATGACTTCGTTTTCGGACAAGAGATCCTGGCCAGCAATGGCCATACCCATGCCGAACTGCTGGATGCCATATGTTCGCGCTTTCCGGTAAACCTCCGCCCGGACTGA
- a CDS encoding STAS domain-containing protein: MDFAVEVKDKYAVIRVNAEKLNSAVAPGLKSQLVVSNSEGVKNLIMEMSCTRYCDSSGLSAILVANRLCKNAGGCLVLAGLQDPVMKLINISQLDGVLNIVPTVDEAVDFIFMEEVEKDVNDTDE; encoded by the coding sequence ATGGATTTTGCAGTAGAAGTTAAAGATAAATATGCCGTTATCAGGGTCAATGCTGAGAAGCTGAACAGCGCCGTTGCTCCCGGATTGAAATCGCAATTGGTGGTCTCCAACAGCGAAGGCGTTAAAAACCTCATCATGGAAATGAGTTGCACCCGTTACTGCGACTCGTCCGGTCTGAGTGCCATCCTGGTTGCCAACCGGTTGTGCAAGAATGCCGGCGGATGCCTTGTGTTGGCCGGATTGCAGGACCCCGTCATGAAGTTGATCAACATCTCCCAACTGGATGGGGTGTTGAACATCGTACCCACCGTGGATGAAGCAGTTGACTTCATCTTCATGGAAGAGGTCGAAAAAGATGTAAACGATACCGACGAATAA
- a CDS encoding T9SS type A sorting domain-containing protein produces MQRTLRSHFMVIALLVASLDASAQCTPSSTATSPGFRAPDDSYKMPDGLINVAYSSAITINVPTSVKYSGADIPVDSIQINSVTNFPSGISAGSPSKSILKGGESGCIPVSGTTTASWEDTIRISYNAYITFFSTVQNIPLTWDSIILKIGDPAGIEDLDQTRFSVGQNYPNPVVDRTEIYYSLPAAADVRFEVFDMIGKMVYTNHYRGHSGINNIDFNAKTLKPGIYVYKLTSGDKALTRRMVLSNK; encoded by the coding sequence ATGCAAAGAACTTTACGCTCCCACTTCATGGTCATTGCCCTGTTGGTTGCATCCCTGGATGCCTCCGCACAGTGTACCCCGAGCTCTACCGCAACCTCCCCGGGATTTCGTGCACCCGATGACAGCTATAAGATGCCTGACGGGCTCATTAATGTTGCTTACTCTTCTGCCATCACCATCAATGTGCCTACCTCTGTTAAATACAGCGGAGCCGACATTCCGGTTGATTCCATTCAAATCAATTCCGTTACAAACTTTCCGTCTGGTATATCAGCCGGCTCGCCGAGCAAGTCCATCCTGAAAGGTGGGGAGAGCGGATGCATTCCCGTGTCTGGCACCACCACGGCATCGTGGGAAGATACCATCCGAATTTCGTACAATGCATACATCACGTTCTTCAGCACAGTTCAGAACATCCCCTTGACCTGGGACAGCATCATCCTGAAAATCGGTGATCCCGCTGGTATTGAAGACCTGGATCAGACGCGTTTCTCGGTTGGACAAAATTATCCCAACCCCGTGGTTGATCGCACCGAGATCTACTACAGCTTACCCGCTGCGGCCGATGTTCGTTTTGAAGTATTCGATATGATCGGCAAAATGGTATACACCAACCACTACAGAGGCCATTCCGGTATCAACAACATTGACTTCAATGCGAAGACCCTGAAACCGGGCATTTACGTGTACAAATTGACAAGCGGCGACAAGGCATTGACGCGCAGAATGGTGCTGTCAAACAAATGA
- a CDS encoding nodulation protein NfeD, whose product MRRLLFILMMGLLTIPATAGNPKLVYQFDIKEMIAPAMWRQTQQAFDEAEQMKADVILIHMNTYGGMVLDADSIRSRILRCNIPVYVFIDNNAASAGALISIACDSIFMAPGASIGAATVVNESGEKMPDKYQSYMRSTMRSTAQAQGRDPRIAEAMVDESVVIPGLIDSLHVLTFSTEEAIANHFCEGKANNIDEALKLAGISNYTISTYKESAVDMIIAFLLNPYLSSILIMIIIGGIYFELQTPGVGFPLIASIIAATLYFAPHYLDGLAENWEILVFAVGCILLLLEIFVIPGFGVAGITGIICIVGGLTLSLVDNNGFDFHFVEMNDVVRSLSLVLISLFASIAGSLFLGSRLLQGNGMFRHVVLQTDSGSLRTQWQNNADSEQRLIGKTAVAATVLRPSGKVEIDGDIYDAVAQVGFVEKGKEVRVVDYQAGQLVVI is encoded by the coding sequence ATGCGACGACTGCTTTTCATTCTGATGATGGGCCTGCTGACCATTCCCGCCACAGCCGGCAACCCCAAACTCGTGTATCAGTTCGACATCAAGGAGATGATCGCCCCGGCCATGTGGCGTCAGACCCAACAGGCATTTGACGAAGCCGAGCAGATGAAGGCCGATGTGATCCTGATCCATATGAACACCTACGGCGGCATGGTACTGGATGCAGATTCCATCCGCAGCCGCATCCTGCGATGCAACATTCCGGTGTACGTTTTTATAGACAACAATGCCGCTTCCGCAGGAGCACTCATATCAATCGCCTGCGACAGCATTTTCATGGCCCCGGGTGCCAGCATAGGTGCCGCCACGGTGGTGAACGAAAGCGGCGAAAAAATGCCCGATAAATACCAGTCGTACATGCGCTCCACGATGCGTTCCACCGCACAGGCGCAGGGACGTGACCCCAGGATCGCGGAAGCCATGGTGGATGAGAGCGTGGTCATACCTGGCCTGATCGACTCGCTGCATGTGCTTACCTTCTCAACCGAAGAAGCCATCGCCAACCACTTCTGTGAAGGCAAGGCCAACAACATTGATGAAGCATTGAAACTTGCAGGAATCAGCAATTACACGATTTCAACCTACAAGGAATCCGCCGTTGACATGATCATTGCATTTCTCCTCAACCCTTACCTGAGCAGCATCCTCATCATGATTATCATCGGGGGCATCTACTTTGAGCTGCAAACACCGGGTGTGGGCTTCCCCCTGATTGCAAGCATCATTGCAGCCACCCTTTACTTTGCTCCGCATTACCTGGATGGATTGGCCGAAAACTGGGAGATTCTGGTCTTTGCCGTGGGTTGCATTCTGTTGTTGCTGGAGATTTTTGTGATACCGGGTTTCGGAGTGGCTGGTATCACTGGCATCATCTGTATCGTGGGAGGACTGACCCTGAGCCTGGTTGACAACAACGGGTTCGATTTTCACTTTGTGGAAATGAATGATGTGGTCCGATCGCTGTCCCTCGTATTGATCTCCCTGTTCGCATCCATTGCCGGATCCCTGTTCCTCGGTAGCCGGTTGCTTCAGGGCAACGGCATGTTCCGGCATGTGGTGCTGCAGACAGACTCAGGATCTCTGCGCACCCAATGGCAAAACAATGCCGACAGCGAACAAAGGTTGATCGGAAAAACCGCTGTTGCAGCAACCGTACTGAGACCTTCCGGTAAAGTGGAAATAGACGGCGACATCTATGATGCCGTAGCACAGGTGGGATTTGTTGAAAAAGGAAAGGAAGTCAGGGTGGTAGATTATCAGGCCGGGCAACTGGTGGTGATCTAG
- a CDS encoding sodium:solute symporter, which produces MTSYVLLVAVVLYFCMLVLIARVTGKDEGNQAFFVGNRRSPWFLVAFGMIGASLSGVTFISVPGWVGTSQFSYMQVVLGYLVGYAVIAFVLMPIYYRLNLVSIYTYLQQRFGFWAYKTGALFFLISRLIGASFRLFLVALVLHEVIFTRITSIHIPFPVTVMVTVALIWVYTHRGGIKTIVYTDVIQTLFMLISVGISVYVVSDMFHQHGDSVGQLLSASKYTRWLFLDDPMDGKFFVKQFLGGAFIAIAMTGLDQDMMQKNLSCRNIRDAQKNMMVFSMILVVVNALFLVLGVLLYEYAAVANIPVPDKTDLLFPILAIDYLGPAAAIFFILGLIAAAYSSADSALAALTTSVCVDFLDTEKMDTARQVKVRKRAHIGMSVMLVLVILVFGAMNDRSVIDALFTAAGYTYGPLLGLFALGVLSKAKLRNNWTVVAACIAAPLTGFWLKSKAVEWFGSYQIGYELLVVNALITIVYLLLFSLLPERKQA; this is translated from the coding sequence ATGACATCCTACGTATTGCTGGTTGCCGTTGTGTTGTATTTCTGTATGCTGGTGCTGATCGCACGCGTGACAGGAAAAGATGAGGGAAACCAGGCTTTTTTTGTCGGAAACCGCAGGTCACCGTGGTTCCTGGTTGCGTTCGGAATGATAGGCGCTTCGCTCTCCGGTGTTACCTTCATTTCCGTGCCGGGTTGGGTGGGTACATCCCAATTCTCCTATATGCAGGTGGTGTTGGGTTACCTGGTGGGTTATGCCGTGATCGCATTCGTTCTTATGCCCATCTATTACCGCCTTAACCTGGTCTCCATCTACACATACCTGCAACAACGGTTCGGCTTCTGGGCTTATAAAACCGGAGCTTTGTTCTTTCTTATCTCCCGTTTGATAGGTGCATCTTTTCGTTTGTTCCTGGTGGCGCTTGTATTGCATGAAGTCATCTTCACCCGCATCACAAGTATCCACATTCCATTCCCGGTAACGGTAATGGTTACCGTTGCCCTGATTTGGGTGTACACGCACAGGGGAGGCATTAAAACCATTGTGTATACTGACGTGATCCAAACGCTGTTCATGCTGATTTCAGTGGGGATCAGCGTATACGTCGTGTCCGATATGTTTCATCAGCACGGAGACTCGGTAGGGCAGTTGCTGTCGGCCAGCAAATATACCCGCTGGCTGTTCCTGGACGATCCGATGGACGGGAAGTTTTTTGTGAAACAATTCCTGGGAGGAGCATTTATCGCCATTGCCATGACCGGACTTGATCAGGACATGATGCAGAAGAACCTGAGTTGCCGGAATATCCGCGATGCACAGAAGAACATGATGGTATTCTCCATGATTCTGGTGGTAGTAAATGCCCTGTTTCTTGTTCTGGGGGTGTTGCTGTATGAATATGCTGCCGTTGCGAACATCCCTGTTCCCGATAAAACGGATTTGTTGTTTCCCATCCTGGCAATCGATTACCTCGGCCCCGCCGCTGCCATCTTCTTTATACTGGGTCTGATTGCTGCGGCATACTCCAGCGCAGATTCGGCCCTGGCTGCGCTGACCACATCCGTGTGTGTGGATTTTCTTGATACCGAGAAAATGGATACCGCCCGTCAGGTGAAAGTGCGCAAACGGGCACATATCGGTATGTCAGTGATGCTGGTGTTGGTGATCCTGGTATTTGGTGCCATGAACGATCGATCGGTGATCGATGCATTGTTTACTGCGGCCGGCTATACGTATGGACCATTGCTCGGTTTGTTTGCGCTGGGTGTACTCTCAAAAGCGAAATTGCGCAATAACTGGACGGTGGTTGCGGCTTGTATTGCGGCTCCGTTGACCGGTTTCTGGTTGAAGAGTAAAGCCGTGGAATGGTTCGGCTCATACCAGATCGGTTATGAATTGCTGGTGGTGAATGCCCTCATCACCATTGTTTACCTGCTGTTATTTTCTTTGTTGCCGGAGCGAAAACAAGCCTGA
- a CDS encoding PKD domain-containing protein: MKHVLRARAMLFAWLLSFLFLGANAQQVNFTADVTTGCDSLNVTFTNTSTAGVFYNWEFDDGSNYFGTDTNHLFTQPGNYTVRLIAFDLSFQVVGMKEMNIEVKGLRQVYVNPNPACPYDEVQFWPEGAGGTSFEWDLGDGNTSSEESPRHVYGDTGTYTAYVIFHSSCGADTDSVVVTLDTNALPNASFRVDVDSVCPGDQVRFSPDNYSDGFDYDWDFGDGSAHVTQPQPYHKFPAPGNYVVTLTLTNGCNKQNTSQDTIKVAPNVPFDYLGAVFQAGCPGDKIMGYVVSSNNVNYSAYMWDFGDGTKDTTNIASVQHSFPDTGQYNVMVKVMNGCGNDTTVSTVADINTNAVPDLESCGGSCYGQPDPNGQYCPGDSVVLYFAGDYAQNIWYFGDGDSGVATMVIPVNDGGGDGGPQYVTIIQHAYADTGTYTANLVVVNGCGNSDTGMVQVHIGNGLPVKAEVFVTAPTHGPTHFSCEPFQVLAIGASTYDWDFGDGNTVPAGGGTQVHAYGSSGTYTITVIATNGCGATDTISTDVDIMDMDITGSTDDVSCNGEMDGSIDLTVLAGVGPFTYLWDDGATTQDRNGLAGGTYTFTVTDANGCTFTYPVDINEAPALTVAPTIFDASCGNSDGGITLNVTGGISPYSYMWNNGATTANLSGITAGAYSVTVSDSAGCYDVLPLNVNDMGGPSVSSANSFPLCYGGSDGAIDATVSGGAAPYTYAWNTGETTEDITGLTDGNYALTVTDTVGCVGALSVHIIEPKELVANCSEGGGDVMSNPTGGTSPYTYLWSPGGATTATVTGVTPGTYYVTVTDGNGCTDEDSVIVVPTALNPVSADPEGIAIYPNPFNGSTKIRYELQSTDQVRLAVTDLLGREIAVLVDETQVPGTYETVFDARSQASQPGTYLVLIRIGNRLITRRIVQM; encoded by the coding sequence ATGAAACACGTTTTACGCGCGCGGGCCATGTTATTTGCATGGCTTTTGTCATTTTTATTCCTGGGCGCCAACGCCCAGCAGGTCAACTTTACTGCTGATGTCACCACGGGCTGCGACAGCCTGAATGTGACTTTTACCAATACCAGCACAGCGGGAGTATTTTACAACTGGGAATTTGATGATGGCAGCAATTACTTCGGAACGGATACCAATCACCTGTTTACCCAACCGGGGAACTATACTGTTCGACTGATCGCATTTGATCTTTCATTCCAGGTTGTAGGTATGAAGGAGATGAATATTGAGGTCAAGGGCTTGCGTCAGGTTTACGTGAATCCCAATCCTGCCTGCCCCTATGATGAAGTTCAGTTCTGGCCCGAAGGAGCCGGAGGTACCAGCTTCGAATGGGACCTGGGTGATGGAAATACTTCCTCGGAAGAAAGTCCACGCCATGTATACGGTGATACCGGCACATACACGGCATATGTGATCTTTCACAGCTCGTGCGGAGCTGATACCGATTCGGTTGTGGTAACCCTTGATACGAATGCGCTTCCGAACGCCAGCTTCCGTGTTGATGTTGATTCTGTGTGTCCGGGAGACCAGGTCAGGTTCAGTCCGGATAACTACAGCGACGGGTTTGACTACGATTGGGATTTTGGCGACGGATCAGCGCATGTTACCCAGCCGCAACCCTATCATAAGTTTCCCGCCCCGGGGAATTATGTCGTGACGCTGACCCTTACCAATGGATGTAACAAACAGAATACAAGTCAGGATACCATTAAGGTAGCTCCCAACGTGCCTTTCGACTATCTGGGCGCCGTCTTCCAAGCCGGATGCCCGGGTGATAAGATCATGGGATATGTGGTGAGTTCAAACAACGTGAACTACAGTGCTTATATGTGGGACTTCGGTGACGGCACCAAAGACACCACGAACATTGCCAGTGTGCAGCACTCGTTCCCTGATACCGGCCAATACAATGTGATGGTCAAGGTCATGAACGGATGCGGAAATGATACGACTGTTTCAACCGTAGCCGACATCAATACCAATGCGGTGCCTGACCTCGAGTCGTGTGGTGGATCCTGTTATGGCCAACCCGATCCCAACGGGCAATACTGTCCGGGCGATTCGGTTGTGCTGTATTTTGCCGGTGACTACGCACAGAACATATGGTATTTCGGGGATGGCGATTCGGGCGTTGCAACAATGGTTATTCCGGTGAATGACGGAGGCGGTGACGGAGGCCCTCAATACGTTACCATCATTCAACACGCATATGCTGATACGGGAACGTACACTGCCAATCTTGTTGTGGTTAACGGTTGCGGCAACAGCGATACCGGCATGGTGCAAGTACATATTGGCAATGGACTGCCCGTTAAAGCTGAAGTTTTTGTAACGGCACCCACACATGGCCCAACTCATTTTTCCTGTGAACCGTTCCAGGTTCTTGCGATCGGCGCCAGCACGTACGACTGGGATTTTGGTGATGGAAATACAGTACCAGCCGGCGGCGGTACCCAGGTACATGCCTATGGTTCCTCCGGTACGTATACCATTACGGTGATCGCTACCAATGGATGTGGTGCTACCGACACAATCAGCACCGATGTGGACATCATGGACATGGATATCACCGGAAGCACGGATGATGTCAGCTGCAACGGCGAAATGGATGGCAGCATCGACCTTACCGTACTGGCAGGTGTGGGGCCTTTCACTTACCTGTGGGATGACGGCGCCACCACACAGGACCGAAACGGTCTGGCGGGAGGAACCTATACGTTCACCGTAACCGATGCCAACGGTTGTACCTTCACCTACCCGGTTGATATCAACGAAGCTCCGGCGCTTACCGTTGCTCCGACCATTTTTGATGCAAGCTGCGGCAATTCCGACGGAGGTATCACGCTGAATGTGACCGGTGGTATCTCTCCTTATTCCTATATGTGGAATAATGGTGCGACCACAGCCAATTTGTCCGGTATCACTGCCGGAGCCTATTCCGTTACCGTTAGTGATTCTGCAGGATGTTACGATGTGCTTCCCCTGAATGTGAATGACATGGGTGGTCCTTCCGTGAGCTCAGCAAACAGTTTTCCGCTGTGTTATGGCGGTTCCGACGGAGCCATTGACGCCACCGTATCGGGTGGAGCCGCCCCGTATACATATGCATGGAACACGGGTGAGACCACAGAAGATATAACCGGATTGACCGATGGAAACTATGCCCTGACCGTAACGGATACCGTTGGTTGTGTGGGCGCGCTCAGTGTACATATCATAGAACCGAAAGAACTGGTGGCGAATTGCAGTGAGGGTGGAGGTGACGTGATGAGCAATCCTACCGGGGGAACATCACCCTATACCTATCTGTGGTCACCCGGCGGTGCAACAACCGCTACCGTTACCGGTGTAACGCCAGGAACATATTATGTGACAGTTACGGATGGCAACGGTTGTACGGACGAAGATTCGGTGATTGTGGTGCCTACCGCACTGAACCCGGTATCTGCTGATCCGGAAGGCATTGCCATCTACCCGAATCCATTCAATGGTTCCACAAAGATCAGGTATGAGTTGCAGAGCACAGACCAGGTAAGACTGGCTGTTACCGATCTGTTGGGACGTGAAATTGCTGTGCTAGTTGATGAGACACAGGTGCCCGGTACCTACGAAACAGTATTTGATGCACGGTCTCAGGCGTCGCAACCAGGAACCTATCTGGTATTGATCCGGATCGGAAACAGGTTGATCACCAGACGCATTGTGCAGATGTAA
- a CDS encoding SRPBCC family protein, with amino-acid sequence MKILKTIGIIAAAVIALALIIPAFTAKDFKVEREVTIQKPRSEVFDYVKLLKNQDHFSVWAQKDPNMKKGLTGTDGTVGCVSSWESDNKDVGKGEQEITAIQDGQRIDYELRFMEPYESKGNAYMTFADDAGGTRVVWGFTGSMPWPLNGMMLCMDMDGALGKDLSQGLDNLKGILEQ; translated from the coding sequence ATGAAGATTTTAAAAACCATCGGCATCATCGCCGCAGCAGTTATTGCTTTGGCGCTCATTATTCCGGCATTCACCGCCAAGGATTTCAAGGTGGAACGTGAAGTGACCATTCAAAAACCACGTTCGGAGGTTTTCGATTATGTGAAACTGTTGAAGAACCAGGATCATTTCAGTGTTTGGGCACAAAAAGATCCCAATATGAAAAAGGGACTCACAGGCACGGATGGCACTGTCGGCTGTGTGTCCAGTTGGGAAAGCGACAACAAAGACGTAGGCAAAGGTGAGCAGGAGATCACTGCCATCCAGGATGGTCAGCGGATCGATTACGAACTCCGTTTCATGGAACCCTACGAATCCAAAGGCAATGCATATATGACATTTGCGGATGATGCCGGAGGAACACGCGTGGTGTGGGGGTTCACAGGGAGCATGCCGTGGCCTTTGAACGGAATGATGCTTTGTATGGACATGGACGGAGCGCTTGGCAAGGATCTTTCTCAGGGATTGGACAACCTGAAAGGCATTCTCGAGCAGTAG
- a CDS encoding toxin-antitoxin system YwqK family antitoxin, with protein MKKVLGILVYVCMCAGLHAQEVEDPDRPGCFTTYHVNGHVLEDGCYDQEHRKTGSWRTYTDKGTPTTITNYKNGLLDGLMITFTEHGEIESEANYMDGMLQGARKAYGEHGIVEVEEHFRHGQYDGKQIKYFSTGRVQEISMYANGVREGEYKYYLMSGQVAYFYNYHNGKKEGKAVVYFSNGKIKEEGEYRDDEKFGIWSEYDNEGNLVKTVKYRHGKAIEK; from the coding sequence ATGAAGAAGGTTTTAGGTATACTGGTGTATGTGTGCATGTGCGCTGGATTGCATGCACAGGAAGTGGAAGATCCGGATCGACCGGGGTGTTTCACCACCTACCATGTGAACGGCCATGTGCTGGAAGACGGTTGCTATGACCAGGAGCATCGGAAAACCGGAAGCTGGCGGACGTATACAGATAAAGGAACTCCAACCACGATTACCAATTACAAGAACGGACTGCTTGACGGACTGATGATCACTTTCACCGAGCACGGGGAAATTGAATCCGAAGCCAATTATATGGACGGCATGTTACAGGGGGCGCGTAAGGCTTATGGGGAGCACGGGATTGTGGAAGTCGAAGAGCATTTCAGACATGGCCAGTATGATGGTAAGCAGATCAAATACTTCTCCACCGGACGTGTGCAGGAAATTTCCATGTACGCGAACGGGGTCAGGGAAGGAGAATACAAATATTACCTGATGAGCGGCCAGGTGGCCTATTTCTACAATTACCACAATGGAAAGAAGGAGGGGAAGGCCGTTGTGTATTTCAGCAACGGCAAAATCAAAGAAGAGGGGGAGTACCGCGACGATGAAAAGTTCGGTATCTGGAGCGAATATGACAATGAAGGCAACCTGGTAAAGACCGTCAAATACCGGCACGGGAAAGCAATCGAAAAATAG
- a CDS encoding aspartate carbamoyltransferase catalytic subunit has translation MQTSLSVDHLLGIKYLKKEDIELIFQTAEHFREVINRPIKKVPSLRDVTIANIFFENSTRTRLSFELAEKRLSADVVNFSASSSSVKKGETLIDTVNNILAMKVDMVVMRHPSPGAAHFLSKHVKARIVNAGDGAHEHPTQALLDAFSIKRNLGRVEGKKILIVGDILHSRVALSNIFCLKTLGAEVCLCGPSTLMPRHVESLGVKVETNLKKALEWCDVAMVLRIQLERQDIRYFPSLREYAMLYGLNRELLDSLKKEITVMHPGPINRGVEITSDVADSKQSIILEQVENGVAIRMAVLYLLAERPEN, from the coding sequence ATGCAAACAAGCCTTAGCGTTGATCACCTGCTCGGTATCAAGTATCTCAAAAAGGAGGATATCGAGTTGATCTTTCAGACCGCTGAGCATTTTAGGGAAGTCATCAATCGTCCCATTAAAAAGGTACCCTCCCTCAGGGATGTGACCATTGCCAACATCTTTTTCGAAAATTCCACCCGAACCAGACTTTCATTCGAACTGGCTGAAAAGCGACTTTCAGCTGATGTCGTGAATTTTTCCGCATCTTCTTCGTCCGTGAAAAAAGGGGAGACCCTGATTGATACGGTGAACAACATCCTGGCCATGAAAGTGGATATGGTTGTGATGAGACATCCCAGTCCGGGTGCCGCCCATTTCCTTTCCAAACACGTGAAAGCACGGATTGTGAATGCCGGCGATGGTGCGCATGAACACCCGACGCAGGCCCTGCTTGATGCCTTTTCCATCAAAAGAAACCTGGGGCGAGTGGAAGGAAAGAAGATCCTGATTGTGGGAGATATCCTCCATTCAAGGGTGGCTCTCTCCAATATCTTTTGTTTGAAAACCCTGGGGGCGGAAGTATGCCTCTGTGGCCCGTCCACCTTGATGCCACGTCATGTTGAATCCCTGGGGGTGAAGGTTGAAACCAATTTGAAAAAGGCACTGGAATGGTGCGATGTGGCCATGGTGCTTCGTATCCAGCTTGAAAGACAGGACATCAGGTACTTCCCTTCCCTCCGGGAATATGCCATGCTGTACGGACTGAACCGGGAGTTGCTGGATTCGCTGAAAAAGGAAATTACCGTGATGCATCCCGGCCCCATCAACAGGGGGGTGGAAATCACCAGCGATGTCGCCGACTCCAAACAGTCCATTATCCTGGAACAGGTAGAGAATGGTGTGGCCATCCGAATGGCCGTCTTGTATTTGTTGGCAGAAAGGCCTGAAAATTGA